One bacterium DNA segment encodes these proteins:
- a CDS encoding BlaI/MecI/CopY family transcriptional regulator produces MARPKTKPGEERLSPSEWQIMRICWKLGRANVRQILTEDRKRRTRDYRTILTFVSRMAAKGYLKVEKEGNRNYYTAALSQKKGLQREIERFFKEVVGPERGSLELVQRALDRRARRTRKRSR; encoded by the coding sequence ATGGCGAGACCCAAGACCAAGCCCGGTGAGGAACGGCTGTCGCCCTCCGAGTGGCAGATCATGCGGATCTGCTGGAAGCTGGGACGCGCGAATGTCCGGCAGATTCTGACGGAAGACCGCAAGAGGCGGACGCGCGACTACCGCACCATTCTGACGTTTGTCAGCCGGATGGCCGCCAAGGGCTATCTGAAGGTCGAGAAAGAGGGCAACAGGAACTATTACACGGCCGCCCTGTCCCAGAAGAAGGGACTGCAGCGCGAGATCGAACGTTTCTTCAAGGAGGTCGTCGGGCCCGAGCGGGGGAGCCTGGAGCTCGTCCAGAGGGCACTGGATCGGCGCGCCCGGCGAACCCGGAAGCGCTCAAGATAG